The region GCGGACAGACCGTCACCACGTGGTCCGCGTCCGCGAGGTCCGGGGCGGCCTCGGCCAGTTTCGGAAACGGCACGTTCCGGCTCCCCGGGACGTGCCCCCGACGGAACGCGGTCGGGGACCGGATGTCGACGACTTCGACCGTCTCGTCCCCGTCGCGCAACTCCTGCACCCGTTCGGGCGGTATCTCGGCGTCCATGCCCGCCAGTCCGCGAGCGCGCCGAAAAAGGCCACCGCTCCGCCGGGCGAAAGTTCCTTGTGAACATGGGGCATAGATTCGGCCATGCGCCTGCACGAGGTCATCTCCGGCGCTGCACGCATGAGCGACCGACCCGCCGACGAGGGCGACCGGGACGACGCCGACGAGACGCGGGTCGGACCGCCGATACGCTGGCACCGCTAGAGGTAGCCGTCCTCCTTCGCCAGCAGGATCCCCTCGACCGTCGCGTCGTTGGTCGGGGGGGTCCGCGCCGCCGTCAACGCCTCGTCGACGGAGAGCCGCCGGACGGAGAGGAACTCGTTGTCGTCCAGGTCCGCCCCCACCTCGGTCAGTCCCTCGGCCACGACGATGCCGCGCTCGTGGCGCATGAGGCCCGTCGCAACGTCGTACCGCTGGAGCAGGGTCGTCTCGTCGGGTGCGTAGCCGGTCTCCTCCTGCAGTTCCCGGGCGGCGGCGCTCTCGTAGCTCTCCCCGCCCTCCCGCGGGACCACGCCCTCGCCGTGGGCGTCGCCGTCGGTGTGGTCCTCGACGATCCCGGCGGGGAGTTCCAGCTGCGTCTCGCGGACGGTCGGGCGGTACTGCTCGACGAACACCACGTCGCCGTCGGCCACCGCGACGACGACCACCGCCGGCGGGAGTTCGGCCCAGTAGTAGCGCTTCCGGCTGCCGTCGGGCTGCTCGACGAGGTCGTAGCCGCCCTGATACCACGGCGTGTCGTACTCCGTCTCCGACTCGATGACCGGCCAGTCGTGGTCGTCCATGGTCGCGTCGTCGTGCCGATCGGAAAAAGCCGTTCCGCTACACGAGGTCGTCGTACAGCCGTCCGAACGCCTGCCGGCGGAGCGTCGCCACGGCGGCGTCCTCCTCGTCCTGGAACGTCGCGGCGACCGCAGTGTCGCCGAACGCGTGCCAGACGACGTTGTCGACGTTGTCGCTGCCGGTTTCGACGACCTCACCGTCGAACTCCTCGGCCCACGCCTCGAACTCCTCGCGCGTGCCAACGTGAACCTCCAGCAGCGAGGCGAACAGCGCGTCCCGTGCGGTCAGCACCACGTCGCCGGTCACCCGCTCGTCGTACTCCTCGCGGTCGAACGCCATGGCCTTCGCCGTCTCGCGGACGACGGTCTGTGCCGCCGGCCCCACGCTGTCGGCGATGTCGGTGACCTCGTCTTCGCTCTCCGGCGAGAGAAACCCGGTCGTTTGCATGCCCCCCACTCGCCGGAGGAGGTAGTTACTCCTTTCCGTCCGCGCCTGCCCCGCCGTCGTCCGCGCGGTCGCCCTCGCCGGCCGCCTCGCTGTCGTCGTCGGCCTCCTGTTCGCCGTCGTCGTGCATCCGTTCGGTCATCGCCCGGGCCTCGGCCAGAATGTCGCTCGCCTCGCCGGAGAGGTCGCCTCGCCCGGCAGCCCCGCGGCCGGCGGCGCCGCGTCCGCCGACCTGTCGCTCCAGTTCGTCCTCGAAACTGCCGTGGCCGTGGTCGTGGGTGCCGCTCTCCTCGAACACCTCGTGGTACTCGGTCTCCTCGGCGAACTCGACGACGCGCTCGCCGAGCGTCTCCGGGTCGTCGCCGTCCCAGCCGGGCGCGTGGTCGTCGAGCCACGCCTCGTGGTCGTCGCGGCCGAGCATCGCGGTGAAGGCGAGGTGGTTCGCGAGGTGCTCGGCGTCCGCCTGGGGGGTCTCGCAGACCGGACACGCGTATCCCATACCGGGGGGAGCGCCTCCAGATGCAAAACGCTTCATACGGATCGCCGGGTCAACCCCGCAGGTGACGGGACCGGCGTGTCGACGGGTGTAGAACCAACAGATAGCGTCCGCTCGGCGCGGAACTATCAGAAAATCGAAGTTGTTGTCTGCCGCTATGAGCGACAGGTGTGTTCCGGTGTTACTGTCGGACGACGTTCGATGCGCGAGGCCCCTTGGGGGAGGACTCGATGTCGAACTCGACCTCGGTCCCTTCCGTGAGGTCCTCGCCGCCGACGTCCTCCATGTGGAAGAACACGTCTTCGTCGTCGTCGAGGTCGCCGTCGTCAGTCGAGATGAAACCGTAGCCGCCTGTGTCGTTGAAGAAATCAACCTTACCGTTTGCCATTACGACCAGACGGAGGGTCGTGTGGGGGATAACCCTTCCGAGAGTCGCGGTACCACGGCCCCTCGTGGTAGATCCGCCACGGCCATCGCTCCACCCGTTTCCGACCGCTCCGTCGGTTACGTCGGCGCGAGGTGCCTGTAGCCACCGACGAAAACACTCGTGACCAGACGGCCACCCCTGGTGACCACGAACGGTTTCGAGACGTTGACTCCCCCGAACGCGGGAACGTGGCGACATCGATCCCTGTCAGGACGTCGCCGTTCCGGCCTCGCCCGCCCCCGGGAGAACGATCGTGATCGTGTTGCCCGACCCGCTGCAGTCGAACTCGACGGTCCCGTTCGAGAGGTCGACGATCCAGTACACGAGCCACAGGCCGAGTCCGCTGCTGTGGTAGATGTCGTCCATCTCGTGGTCGCCGGTCAGCACGAGGTACTCGTACTCCGGAAGCGGCGGGCAGTCGTCGTGGACCGACACCGCGACCTGCCCGTCTCGGCGCTCCCCGGTGACTCGAACCCTCGGGCGGTCGCTGTCGCTGTGTTTCACCGCGTTCTCGACCAGTTCCGACAGCGCGGTCTCCACGTCCGGGATGGCACAGGCCGAAAGCGCGTCGGGCACCGCTGCCCGGCAGTCGGCGTCCGGGAACCGGCTCCGGGCTTCCTCGACCACGCGGTCGGCGACGAAGGGGAGGTCGATGACCTCCTTCCCGGCGGGTGCCGTCAACAGGTCGATCGTCTCGCGCTGTTTCTCGGCCTTGCGGAGG is a window of Halostella salina DNA encoding:
- a CDS encoding DUF5809 family protein, with protein sequence MQTTGFLSPESEDEVTDIADSVGPAAQTVVRETAKAMAFDREEYDERVTGDVVLTARDALFASLLEVHVGTREEFEAWAEEFDGEVVETGSDNVDNVVWHAFGDTAVAATFQDEEDAAVATLRRQAFGRLYDDLV
- a CDS encoding cold-shock protein, translating into MANGKVDFFNDTGGYGFISTDDGDLDDDEDVFFHMEDVGGEDLTEGTEVEFDIESSPKGPRASNVVRQ
- a CDS encoding DUF5810 domain-containing protein; translation: MGYACPVCETPQADAEHLANHLAFTAMLGRDDHEAWLDDHAPGWDGDDPETLGERVVEFAEETEYHEVFEESGTHDHGHGSFEDELERQVGGRGAAGRGAAGRGDLSGEASDILAEARAMTERMHDDGEQEADDDSEAAGEGDRADDGGAGADGKE
- a CDS encoding rhodanese-like domain-containing protein → MDAEIPPERVQELRDGDETVEVVDIRSPTAFRRGHVPGSRNVPFPKLAEAAPDLADADHVVTVCPHGKSSVRAARLVASHEAVGAAVYSMAGGLEAWEGELDRENTDGTPDAPF
- a CDS encoding NUDIX hydrolase, translating into MDDHDWPVIESETEYDTPWYQGGYDLVEQPDGSRKRYYWAELPPAVVVVAVADGDVVFVEQYRPTVRETQLELPAGIVEDHTDGDAHGEGVVPREGGESYESAAARELQEETGYAPDETTLLQRYDVATGLMRHERGIVVAEGLTEVGADLDDNEFLSVRRLSVDEALTAARTPPTNDATVEGILLAKEDGYL